In Symmachiella dynata, the following are encoded in one genomic region:
- a CDS encoding DUF4292 domain-containing protein — translation MSQQARTPLTTLQPARNQRAAIVCCLLAATLCLTGTGCRLWPAPDDPFGPSAKCHVNPAMEPHLLVAQVNANTEKIHGWKSTKATISGSHMLLKVKGTTVAVDGQRNFRLLAKHPLGARQVADLGSNDDHFWFWIEDPKHPDSDVIMCNHEDVAHAAHTMPIPFEPDWLMEVMGVRPIVLDNETTFVEREGYLEIYNKRISPSGQPVQKRTTINRCHANVVEHALLDAGGHVIAQANLSEYLSDPNSNAYLPGRIELIWPQSQMQLNIKLEQIEFNPATSPAQFQVPQGMPVRQIPAQGMIQRSNLQENLYEAPSAQGEYEPIQSTPYEE, via the coding sequence ATGTCACAACAGGCAAGGACGCCGCTTACGACGTTGCAACCTGCACGAAACCAACGGGCTGCAATTGTGTGCTGTCTGTTGGCGGCGACTCTCTGCCTGACCGGCACCGGCTGCCGACTCTGGCCTGCACCCGATGATCCGTTTGGCCCCAGTGCCAAATGCCACGTCAATCCCGCCATGGAGCCGCACTTGTTGGTCGCACAGGTGAATGCCAACACAGAAAAAATTCATGGTTGGAAGTCGACAAAGGCGACGATTTCCGGAAGCCACATGCTCCTCAAGGTCAAAGGGACAACTGTCGCGGTTGACGGACAGCGGAATTTCCGCCTGTTGGCGAAACATCCCTTGGGTGCGCGTCAGGTCGCCGATTTGGGTTCCAATGACGACCATTTTTGGTTTTGGATCGAGGATCCCAAGCACCCCGACTCCGACGTCATCATGTGCAATCATGAAGACGTCGCCCATGCCGCCCACACGATGCCGATTCCCTTCGAACCCGATTGGTTGATGGAGGTGATGGGTGTGCGCCCAATCGTCCTCGACAACGAGACGACTTTTGTTGAACGCGAAGGGTACTTGGAAATCTACAACAAACGCATTTCCCCTTCCGGGCAGCCTGTGCAAAAGCGCACGACGATCAATCGCTGCCATGCCAACGTCGTCGAACATGCGTTGCTCGATGCGGGCGGACACGTGATCGCTCAGGCGAATCTGTCCGAATATCTCTCCGATCCCAACAGCAATGCGTATTTGCCGGGTCGGATTGAGTTGATTTGGCCGCAATCTCAAATGCAATTAAACATTAAACTGGAGCAAATCGAATTTAATCCAGCCACCAGTCCGGCCCAATTCCAAGTGCCGCAAGGCATGCCGGTGCGGCAAATTCCTGCACAAGGAATGATCCAGCGATCCAATTTGCAGGAAAATCTCTACGAAGCTCCCTCCGCGCAGGGCGAGTATGAACCGATCCAGTCAACGCCGTATGAAGAGTAA